A stretch of the Rosa rugosa chromosome 5, drRosRugo1.1, whole genome shotgun sequence genome encodes the following:
- the LOC133711300 gene encoding classical arabinogalactan protein 25-like: MAFMVSPLLSFTSKASTITASPALFTTPHPSSVQGLPPDIAPLLPSAGPMVPNTPADNSIPTIPSNPSPPNPDESASLGPSSAFSPLPASSATSTDLFWTLNLAAFAGAAAYVLVSAAS; this comes from the coding sequence ATGGCCTTCATGGTCTCACCTCTGCTTTCCTTTACTTCAAAAGCATCTACTATCACAGCCTCACCTGCATTGTTCACTACTCCTCATCCATCTTCTGTCCAAGGTTTGCCTCCAGATATAGCTCCACTTTTGCCATCTGCTGGTCCTATGGTGCCTAATACTCCAGCTGATAACTCCATACCCACCATTCCTTCCAATCCAAGCCCTCCGAATCCGGATGAATCGGCTTCACTCGGACCTTCTTCTGCATTTTCGCCTTTGCCGGCGTCCTCAGCCACATCTACAGACTTATTTTGGACTTTAAACTTGGCCGCTTTTGCAGGTGCGGCAGCTTACGTATTGGTCTCTGCAGCTTCTTAG